A genomic segment from Glycine max cultivar Williams 82 chromosome 1, Glycine_max_v4.0, whole genome shotgun sequence encodes:
- the LOC100306639 gene encoding uncharacterized protein LOC100306639: MYHPTRGGVRGGRDQFTWEDVKVDKHRENYLGHSIKAPVGRWQKGKDLFWYTRDKKSQNAEMEAAKEEIKRIKEEEEQAMREALGLAPKRSNHPQGNRLDKHEFSELVKRGSTAEDLGAGHAEAARVQGLGFAREPRPWEESGSSKLSLSDTPAEVENVSMPNQPAPKTEDDSEDESRRKRRREERKEEKREKCEKHPSREDRKQEKREKHEKRHSRDSDDRKRHKKDKERRRHDSD; this comes from the exons ATGTATCATCCAACAAGAGGTGGCGTTCGTGGCGGTCGAGATC AATTCACTTGGGAGGATGTGAAAGTTGATAAGCATAGGGAGAACTATCTTGGTCACAGTATCAAGGCTCCGGTTGGAAGATGGCAGAAAG GGAAAGATCTTTTCTGGTATACCAGGGATAAAAAGTCCCAAAATGCAGAAATGGAGGCTGCAaaagaagagataaaaagaATTAAGGAAGAAGAGGAGCAGGCAATGAGGGAAGCTCTTGGCTTAGCTCCCAAGCGTTCTAACCATCCTCAAGGTAACCGTCTTGATAAACATGAGTTTTCAGAACTGGTAAAGCGGGGGTCTACAGCAGAGGACTTAGGTGCAGGTCATGCTGAAGCTGCAAGGGTTCAAGGTCTTGGTTTTGCAAG AGAACCACGCCCTTGGGAAGAATCCGGTTCTTCTAAGCTTTCACTTAGTGACACACCAGCTGAGGTGGAAAATGTATCTATGCCAAATCAACCAGCACCAAAGACTGAAGATGATTCAGAAgatgaaagtagaagaaagaGAAGACGTGAGGAGAGGAAGGAGGAGAAACGTGAAAAGTGTGAGAAGCATCCTTCTCGTGAGGATAGGAAGCAAGAGAAGCGAGAGAAACATGAGAAGCGGCATTCGCGTGATTCAGATGACAGGAAGAGACACAAGAAAGATAAGGAGAGGAGAAGACATGATTCAGATTGA
- the LOC100775903 gene encoding rhamnogalacturonan I rhamnosyltransferase 1 isoform X2 yields the protein MHMCMVVLHVPFYVEIRGNYTSNGFLRVSCNGGLNQMRAAICDMVTVARFLNLTLVVPELDKTSFWADPSNFEDIFDVKHFIYSLRDEVRIVKRVPKKFSSKHGYATLEMPPVSWSNEIYYLEQILPLFGKHKVLHFNKTDTRLANNGLPLYLQKLRCRVNYQALKFTPQIENLGHKLIQMLHEKGPFVALHLRYEMDMLAFSGCTYGCTDKEAEELKQLRYAFPWWREKEIISDERRSQGLCPLTPEEAALVLRALGFGRETQIYIAAGEIYGGERRLAQLRALFPRIVKKETLLTWDDLQQFQNHSSQMAALDFMVSAASNAFVPTYDGNMAKLVEGHRRYSGFKKTILLDRKKVVELVDMHQNGTLSWIEFADAVRRVHEKRIAQPTRRRVILDKPKEEDYFYANPHECLCEETNCDDLLGPRNSSQVSS from the exons ATGCATATGTGCATGGTTGTTTTACATGTACCTTTCTACGTTGAAATAAGAG GAAATTATACAAGTAATGGTTTTCTAAGAGTTTCCTGCAATGGGGGCTTGAATCAAATGCGTGCTGCG ATTTGTGATATGGTGACAGTTGCTCGATTTTTGAATCTCACATTGGTTGTTCCAGAGCTTGATAAGACATCATTTTGGGCAGACCCTAG CAATTTTGAGGACATTTTTGATGTGAAGCATTTCATTTATTCTTTAAGAGATGAAGTTCGGATAGTAAAAAGAGTGCCCAAAAAGTTCAGTAGCAAACATGGATACGCCACCTTGGAGATGCCTCCTGTTAGCTGGTCAAATGAAATATATTACTTGGAGCAG ATTTTACcactttttggaaaacataagGTGTTACACTTCAACAAAACTGATACCCGTCTAGCAAACAATGGTCTTCCACTTTATTTACAGAAACTCAGGTGTCGTGTCAATTACCAGGCACTTAAATTCACTCCTCAAATTGAGAATTTGGGGCACAAATTGATTCAGATGCTTCATGAGAAGGGACCTTTTGTGGCGTTGCATCTGAGATATGAGATGGACATGTTGGCTTTCTCAGGTTGTACTTACGGTTGCACTGATAAAGAAGCTGAAGAGCTCAAGCAGCTGAG ATATGCTTTCCCTTGGTGGAGAGAAAAGGAGATAATTTCTGATGAGAGGAGATCACAGGGTCTATGTCCTTTGACACCAGAGGAGGCAGCCTTAGTTTTGCGAGCCTTAGGTTTTGGTAGGGAGACACAGATCTATATTGCAGCTGGTGAGATTTATGGTGGTGAACGTAGACTTGCACAATTGAGAGCTTTATTTCCACGAATT GTGAAAAAGGAAACATTGCTAACCTGGGATGATTTGCAGCAGTTCCAGAATCATTCATCGCAGATGGCAGCCTTGGATTTTATGGTTTCAGCAGCCAGTAATGCATTTGTTCCTACCTATGATGGGAACATGGCAAAACTAGTGGAAGGTCATCGTAG GTATTCTGGTTTTAAAAAGACCATCTTATTGGATCGAAAAAAGGTGGTAGAATTGGTTGATATGCATCAGAATGGAACCCTTTCATGGATTGAGTTTGCAGATGCTGTGAGACGGGTTCACGAGAAGAGAATTGCTCAGCCAACTCGGCGAAGAGTTATATTAGATAAGCCAAAGGAAGAGGACTATTTCTATGCCAACCCTCATGAGTGCCTGTGTGAGGAAACAAATTGTGATGACTTGCTAGGTCCTCGTAACTCTAGTCAGGTATCATCATGA
- the LOC100775903 gene encoding rhamnogalacturonan I rhamnosyltransferase 1 isoform X1 encodes MEVRSEGIQVRCDKLQSPVIPRTRLRIWFIRVCSSIVVWTCLVQLVTVSELWHSHLISGITNGIYHITQVQLPIQEDNGVAQSPPVFLPPRNYTSNGFLRVSCNGGLNQMRAAICDMVTVARFLNLTLVVPELDKTSFWADPSNFEDIFDVKHFIYSLRDEVRIVKRVPKKFSSKHGYATLEMPPVSWSNEIYYLEQILPLFGKHKVLHFNKTDTRLANNGLPLYLQKLRCRVNYQALKFTPQIENLGHKLIQMLHEKGPFVALHLRYEMDMLAFSGCTYGCTDKEAEELKQLRYAFPWWREKEIISDERRSQGLCPLTPEEAALVLRALGFGRETQIYIAAGEIYGGERRLAQLRALFPRIVKKETLLTWDDLQQFQNHSSQMAALDFMVSAASNAFVPTYDGNMAKLVEGHRRYSGFKKTILLDRKKVVELVDMHQNGTLSWIEFADAVRRVHEKRIAQPTRRRVILDKPKEEDYFYANPHECLCEETNCDDLLGPRNSSQVSS; translated from the exons ATGGAGGTTAGATCAGAGGGTATACAAGTGAGGTGTGATAAACTTCAGAGTCCCGTGATTCCTAGGACACGTTTGAGGATTTGGTTCATTCGTGTGTGCTCAAGCATTGTGGTGTGGACGTGTCTGGTTCAGTTAGTGACAGTGAGTGAACTATGGCATTCACATTTGATTTCTGGGATTACTAATGGTATATATCACATAACCCAAGTTCAGCTTCCAATACAAGAGGATAATGGGGTTGCTCAATCGCCTCCTGTTTTTCTTCCGCCAA GAAATTATACAAGTAATGGTTTTCTAAGAGTTTCCTGCAATGGGGGCTTGAATCAAATGCGTGCTGCG ATTTGTGATATGGTGACAGTTGCTCGATTTTTGAATCTCACATTGGTTGTTCCAGAGCTTGATAAGACATCATTTTGGGCAGACCCTAG CAATTTTGAGGACATTTTTGATGTGAAGCATTTCATTTATTCTTTAAGAGATGAAGTTCGGATAGTAAAAAGAGTGCCCAAAAAGTTCAGTAGCAAACATGGATACGCCACCTTGGAGATGCCTCCTGTTAGCTGGTCAAATGAAATATATTACTTGGAGCAG ATTTTACcactttttggaaaacataagGTGTTACACTTCAACAAAACTGATACCCGTCTAGCAAACAATGGTCTTCCACTTTATTTACAGAAACTCAGGTGTCGTGTCAATTACCAGGCACTTAAATTCACTCCTCAAATTGAGAATTTGGGGCACAAATTGATTCAGATGCTTCATGAGAAGGGACCTTTTGTGGCGTTGCATCTGAGATATGAGATGGACATGTTGGCTTTCTCAGGTTGTACTTACGGTTGCACTGATAAAGAAGCTGAAGAGCTCAAGCAGCTGAG ATATGCTTTCCCTTGGTGGAGAGAAAAGGAGATAATTTCTGATGAGAGGAGATCACAGGGTCTATGTCCTTTGACACCAGAGGAGGCAGCCTTAGTTTTGCGAGCCTTAGGTTTTGGTAGGGAGACACAGATCTATATTGCAGCTGGTGAGATTTATGGTGGTGAACGTAGACTTGCACAATTGAGAGCTTTATTTCCACGAATT GTGAAAAAGGAAACATTGCTAACCTGGGATGATTTGCAGCAGTTCCAGAATCATTCATCGCAGATGGCAGCCTTGGATTTTATGGTTTCAGCAGCCAGTAATGCATTTGTTCCTACCTATGATGGGAACATGGCAAAACTAGTGGAAGGTCATCGTAG GTATTCTGGTTTTAAAAAGACCATCTTATTGGATCGAAAAAAGGTGGTAGAATTGGTTGATATGCATCAGAATGGAACCCTTTCATGGATTGAGTTTGCAGATGCTGTGAGACGGGTTCACGAGAAGAGAATTGCTCAGCCAACTCGGCGAAGAGTTATATTAGATAAGCCAAAGGAAGAGGACTATTTCTATGCCAACCCTCATGAGTGCCTGTGTGAGGAAACAAATTGTGATGACTTGCTAGGTCCTCGTAACTCTAGTCAGGTATCATCATGA